In Strix aluco isolate bStrAlu1 chromosome 22, bStrAlu1.hap1, whole genome shotgun sequence, a genomic segment contains:
- the CLCN6 gene encoding H(+)/Cl(-) exchange transporter 6 isoform X1 yields MAGCGSGLCCCCCCRERESRTPEELTILGETHEEEDEILPRKDYESLDYDRCINDPYLEVLESMDNKKAQRYEAVKWVMVFAIGVCTGLVGLFVDFFVRLFTQLKFRVVQSSVEECTEKGCLALSLLELLGFNLTFVFLASLLVLIQPVAAGSGIPEIKCYLNGVKVPGVVRLRTVVCKAMGVLFSVAGGLFVGKEGPMIHSGAVVGAGLPQFQSISLRKIQFNFPYFRSDRDKRDFVSAGAAAGVAAAFGAPIGGTLFSLEEGSSFWNQGLTWKVLFCSMAATFTLNFFRSGIQFGSWGSFQLPGLLNFGEFKCSESDKKCHLWTAVDLGFFILMGIVGGLLGATFNCLNKRLAKYRMRNVHPKPKLVRVLESLLVSLTTTVVIFVASMVLGECRQMSSNSQSGNNTLTLQGMSEDVNSSVKTFFCPNETYNDMATLFFNPQESAILQLFHQDGTFSPVTLSLFFLLYFLLSCWTYGISVPSGLFVPSLLCGAAFGRLVANLLKSYIGLDHIYSGTFALIGAAAFLGGVVRMTISLTVILIESTNEITYGLPIMITLMVAKWTGDFFNKGIYDIHVNLRGVPLLEWETEVEMDKLRASDIMEPNLTYVYPHTRIQSLVSILRTTVHHAFPVVTENRGNEREFMKGNQLISNNIKFKKSSILTRAGEQRKRSQSMKSYPSSELRNMCDEHIATEEPPEKEDLLQQMLERRYTPYPNLYPDQSPSEEWTMEERFRPLTFHGLILRSQLVTLLVRGVCYSESQSSASQPRLSHAEMSEDYPRYPDIHDLDLTLLNPRMIVDVTPYMNPSPFAVSPNTHVSQVFNLFRTMGLRHLPVVNAVGEIVGIITRHNLTHEFLQARLRQHYQTI; encoded by the exons ATGGCGGGGTGCGGGTccgggctgtgctgctgctgctgctgccgcgaGCGGGAGAGCCGCACCCCCGAGGAGCTG ACAATCCTAGGAGAAACTCACGAAGAGGAGGATGAGATACTTCCACGCAAAGACTATGAG AGCTTGGATTATGATCGCTGTATCAATGACCCATACTTGGAAGTTTTGGAGAGTATGGACAACAAG AAAGCCCAGAGGTATGAAGCAGTGAAGTGGGTGATGGTTTTTGCTATTGGAGTCTGCACAGGACTG GTGGGCCTCTTTGTGGATTTCTTTGTACGGCTCTTTACCCAGCTCAAGTTCCGGGTGGTACAAAGCT CGGTGGAAGAATGCACTGAGAAAGGCTGTCTTGCGTTATccttgctggagctgctggggttcAACCTGACCTTTGTCTTTCTTGCCAGTCTTCTAGTCCTGATCCAA cCTGTAGCAGCTGGATCAGGAATTCCTGAAATTAAGTGCTACCTCAATGGGGTAAAGGTTCCAGGGGTTGTGCGTCTGCGGACAGTGGTGTGCAAAGCCATGGGCGTGCTCTTCAGTGTGGCAGGAG GTCTTTTTGTCGGGAAGGAGGGTCCAATGATTCACAGTGGTGCTGTTGTGGGTGCGGGTTTGCCACAG TTCCAGAGCATCTCTTTGAGGAAGATCCAATTTAACTTCCCCTATTTCCGCAGTGACAG gGATAAAAGGGATTTTGTatctgctggggctgctgcaggggtTGCGGCTGCCTTTGGAGCCCCAATTGGGGGTACTCTTTTCAGCTTGGAAGAAGGTTCCTCTTTCTGGAACCAGGGACTTACATGGAAAGTG CTTTTCTGTTCCATGGCTGCCACCTTCACCCTGAATTTCTTCCGCTCTGGGATTCAGTTTGGAAGTTGGGGGTCTTTCCAGCTCCCTGGGCTGCTGAACTTTGGGGAGTTCAAG TGCTCTGAGTCTGATAAGAAATGCCACCTCTGGACGGCTGTGGACTTGGGCTTCTTCATTCTGATGGGGATTGTAGGAGGCCTTCTCGGAGCCACCTTCAACTGCCTGAACAAGAGACTTGCAAAGTACCGCATGCGGAATGTGCATCCCAAGCCAAAGCTGGTCAG AGTCTTGGAGAGCCTGCTGGTGTCATTGACTACCACGGTCGTGATCTTTGTAGCCTCCATGGTTCTGGGGGAATGTCGGCAGATGTCTTCCAACAGTCAGAGTGGCAACAACACTCTCACCCTGCAG GGTATGTCAGAGGATGTGAATTCAAGCGTCAAAACTTTTTTCTGCCCGAATGAAACCTACAATGACATGGCCACACTCTTCTTCAACCCTCAGGAGTCAGCTATCTTGCAGCTCTTCCACCAGGACG GTACTTTCAGCCCAGTCACACTGTCCTtgttcttccttctctatttcttACTCTCCTGCTGGACATACGGGATCTCTGTGCCCAGTGGTCTTTTTGTGCCATCACTGCTTTGTGGGGCTGCCTTCGGACGCCTGGTCGCCAACCTCCTCAAAAG CTACATTGGCCTGGATCACATCTACTCGGGAACCTTTGCCCTCATTGGGGCAGCAGCATTCCTGGGAGGAGTGGTCCGCATGACAATTAGCCTGACCGTCATCCTAATTGAATCCACCAACGAGATCACCTATGGGCTCCCAATAATGATCACCCTCATG GTAGCCAAATGGACAGGAGACTTTTTCAACAAAGGCATCTATGACATCCACGTGAACTTGCGAGGAGTGCCTCTTCTGGAGTGGGAAACAGAGGTGGAAATGGATAA ACTACGAGCTAGCGACATCATGGAACCCAACTTGACATACGTCTACCCCCACACCAGGATCCAGTCCCTTGTTAGCATCTTGCGCACAACTGTCCATCATGCCTTCCCTGTAGTGACTGAGAATCGGGGCAACGAGAGGGAGTTCATGAAGGGAAATCAACTGATAAGTAACAACATCAAATTCAAG AAATCTAGCATCCTCACCCGAGCTGGAGAGCAGCGCAAGCGTAGTCAGTCTATGAAATCCTACCCTTCGAGTGAATTGCGTAACATGTGTGATGAGCACATAGCAACGGAGGAGCCACCAGAAAAGGAGGATCTGCTGCAACAGATGCTAGAGAGAAG ATATACTCCCTACCCCAACCTGTACCCTGACCAGTCTCCCAGTGAAGAGTGGACTATGGAGGAACGCTTCAGACCTTTGACCTTCCATGGCTTGATCTTACGCTCACAGCTGGTCACCCTCCTTGTCAGGGGTGTTTGTTACTCCGAGAGCCAGTCG AGTGCAAGTCAGCCTCGTCTGTCCCATGCAGAGATGTCAGAGGATTACCCCCGCTATCCAGATATCCATGACCTGGACCTCACATTGCTGAACCCTCGCATGATAGTG GATGTCACCCCATACATGAACCCATCACCCTTTGCTGTCTCTCCAAATACTCATGTGTCACAAGTCTTCAACCTGTTTAGGACAATGGGACTCAGACATTTACCGGTTGTGAATGCAGTTGGAGAG aTTGTTGGGATAATCACTCGGCACAACCTGACCCACGAATTTCTGCAGGCAAGACTGAGACAACACTATCAAACCATTTGA
- the CLCN6 gene encoding H(+)/Cl(-) exchange transporter 6 isoform X2 produces MAGCGSGLCCCCCCRERESRTPEELTILGETHEEEDEILPRKDYESLDYDRCINDPYLEVLESMDNKKAQRYEAVKWVMVFAIGVCTGLVGLFVDFFVRLFTQLKFRVVQSSVEECTEKGCLALSLLELLGFNLTFVFLASLLVLIQPVAAGSGIPEIKCYLNGVKVPGVVRLRTVVCKAMGVLFSVAGGLFVGKEGPMIHSGAVVGAGLPQFQSISLRKIQFNFPYFRSDRDKRDFVSAGAAAGVAAAFGAPIGGTLFSLEEGSSFWNQGLTWKVLFCSMAATFTLNFFRSGIQFGSWGSFQLPGLLNFGEFKCSESDKKCHLWTAVDLGFFILMGIVGGLLGATFNCLNKRLAKYRMRNVHPKPKLVRVLESLLVSLTTTVVIFVASMVLGECRQMSSNSQSGNNTLTLQGMSEDVNSSVKTFFCPNETYNDMATLFFNPQESAILQLFHQDGTFSPVTLSLFFLLYFLLSCWTYGISVPSGLFVPSLLCGAAFGRLVANLLKSYIGLDHIYSGTFALIGAAAFLGGVVRMTISLTVILIESTNEITYGLPIMITLMVAKWTGDFFNKGIYDIHVNLRGVPLLEWETEVEMDKLRASDIMEPNLTYVYPHTRIQSLVSILRTTVHHAFPVVTENRGNEREFMKGNQLISNNIKFKKSSILTRAGEQRKRSQSMKSYPSSELRNMCDEHIATEEPPEKEDLLQQMLERRYTPYPNLYPDQSPSEEWTMEERFRPLTFHGLILRSQLVTLLVRGVCYSESQSSASQPRLSHAEMSEDYPRYPDIHDLDLTLLNPRMIVDVTPYMNPSPFAVSPNTHVSQVFNLFRTMGLRHLPVVNAVGEL; encoded by the exons ATGGCGGGGTGCGGGTccgggctgtgctgctgctgctgctgccgcgaGCGGGAGAGCCGCACCCCCGAGGAGCTG ACAATCCTAGGAGAAACTCACGAAGAGGAGGATGAGATACTTCCACGCAAAGACTATGAG AGCTTGGATTATGATCGCTGTATCAATGACCCATACTTGGAAGTTTTGGAGAGTATGGACAACAAG AAAGCCCAGAGGTATGAAGCAGTGAAGTGGGTGATGGTTTTTGCTATTGGAGTCTGCACAGGACTG GTGGGCCTCTTTGTGGATTTCTTTGTACGGCTCTTTACCCAGCTCAAGTTCCGGGTGGTACAAAGCT CGGTGGAAGAATGCACTGAGAAAGGCTGTCTTGCGTTATccttgctggagctgctggggttcAACCTGACCTTTGTCTTTCTTGCCAGTCTTCTAGTCCTGATCCAA cCTGTAGCAGCTGGATCAGGAATTCCTGAAATTAAGTGCTACCTCAATGGGGTAAAGGTTCCAGGGGTTGTGCGTCTGCGGACAGTGGTGTGCAAAGCCATGGGCGTGCTCTTCAGTGTGGCAGGAG GTCTTTTTGTCGGGAAGGAGGGTCCAATGATTCACAGTGGTGCTGTTGTGGGTGCGGGTTTGCCACAG TTCCAGAGCATCTCTTTGAGGAAGATCCAATTTAACTTCCCCTATTTCCGCAGTGACAG gGATAAAAGGGATTTTGTatctgctggggctgctgcaggggtTGCGGCTGCCTTTGGAGCCCCAATTGGGGGTACTCTTTTCAGCTTGGAAGAAGGTTCCTCTTTCTGGAACCAGGGACTTACATGGAAAGTG CTTTTCTGTTCCATGGCTGCCACCTTCACCCTGAATTTCTTCCGCTCTGGGATTCAGTTTGGAAGTTGGGGGTCTTTCCAGCTCCCTGGGCTGCTGAACTTTGGGGAGTTCAAG TGCTCTGAGTCTGATAAGAAATGCCACCTCTGGACGGCTGTGGACTTGGGCTTCTTCATTCTGATGGGGATTGTAGGAGGCCTTCTCGGAGCCACCTTCAACTGCCTGAACAAGAGACTTGCAAAGTACCGCATGCGGAATGTGCATCCCAAGCCAAAGCTGGTCAG AGTCTTGGAGAGCCTGCTGGTGTCATTGACTACCACGGTCGTGATCTTTGTAGCCTCCATGGTTCTGGGGGAATGTCGGCAGATGTCTTCCAACAGTCAGAGTGGCAACAACACTCTCACCCTGCAG GGTATGTCAGAGGATGTGAATTCAAGCGTCAAAACTTTTTTCTGCCCGAATGAAACCTACAATGACATGGCCACACTCTTCTTCAACCCTCAGGAGTCAGCTATCTTGCAGCTCTTCCACCAGGACG GTACTTTCAGCCCAGTCACACTGTCCTtgttcttccttctctatttcttACTCTCCTGCTGGACATACGGGATCTCTGTGCCCAGTGGTCTTTTTGTGCCATCACTGCTTTGTGGGGCTGCCTTCGGACGCCTGGTCGCCAACCTCCTCAAAAG CTACATTGGCCTGGATCACATCTACTCGGGAACCTTTGCCCTCATTGGGGCAGCAGCATTCCTGGGAGGAGTGGTCCGCATGACAATTAGCCTGACCGTCATCCTAATTGAATCCACCAACGAGATCACCTATGGGCTCCCAATAATGATCACCCTCATG GTAGCCAAATGGACAGGAGACTTTTTCAACAAAGGCATCTATGACATCCACGTGAACTTGCGAGGAGTGCCTCTTCTGGAGTGGGAAACAGAGGTGGAAATGGATAA ACTACGAGCTAGCGACATCATGGAACCCAACTTGACATACGTCTACCCCCACACCAGGATCCAGTCCCTTGTTAGCATCTTGCGCACAACTGTCCATCATGCCTTCCCTGTAGTGACTGAGAATCGGGGCAACGAGAGGGAGTTCATGAAGGGAAATCAACTGATAAGTAACAACATCAAATTCAAG AAATCTAGCATCCTCACCCGAGCTGGAGAGCAGCGCAAGCGTAGTCAGTCTATGAAATCCTACCCTTCGAGTGAATTGCGTAACATGTGTGATGAGCACATAGCAACGGAGGAGCCACCAGAAAAGGAGGATCTGCTGCAACAGATGCTAGAGAGAAG ATATACTCCCTACCCCAACCTGTACCCTGACCAGTCTCCCAGTGAAGAGTGGACTATGGAGGAACGCTTCAGACCTTTGACCTTCCATGGCTTGATCTTACGCTCACAGCTGGTCACCCTCCTTGTCAGGGGTGTTTGTTACTCCGAGAGCCAGTCG AGTGCAAGTCAGCCTCGTCTGTCCCATGCAGAGATGTCAGAGGATTACCCCCGCTATCCAGATATCCATGACCTGGACCTCACATTGCTGAACCCTCGCATGATAGTG GATGTCACCCCATACATGAACCCATCACCCTTTGCTGTCTCTCCAAATACTCATGTGTCACAAGTCTTCAACCTGTTTAGGACAATGGGACTCAGACATTTACCGGTTGTGAATGCAGTTGGAGAG CTATAA